One Tenebrio molitor chromosome 2, icTenMoli1.1, whole genome shotgun sequence genomic region harbors:
- the LOC138124466 gene encoding uncharacterized protein: MPKQKISLREKILQWTSKKDLYEIKSTREMFCKACGKLFICEKKCHLQQHEQTAIHKENIMTPLRQTLLTQNLEESANSTFNMELCNVFLAANIPWHKLQNPAFQNFLTKYCGRKIPDESTLRKNYLPKCYKDTIDRIRNELDPFNIWVSVDETTDALGRYVANCLVGKLSEDEPGKSYLLASKQLERTNHETIARFVNQSLEILWSTRVVAEKFLLFVTDGAPYMIKSGRHLKVFYPKIVHVTCLAHALNLVAEKIRYQYEDVDNLISNVKKIFVKAPLRVEMYKEKLKEMPLPPQPILTRWGTWLQAAMFYSEHFDSIKEVVMSFDGSSAVAIQKAQSIMKKPGIKNQLIYVRSNFKIICESITQLEKNWLPLTDSIKIVENVFTSLKKSPGPVAAVALKKLEDVTEKNPGYKFLLELARIFRGEDVPEHDTKMEEIYYKFAPITSCEVERSFSKSKSPFWWITDNVLK; the protein is encoded by the exons atgccgaaacaaaaaattagtttacgcgaaaaaatattacagtggacaagcaagaaagatttatatgaaataaaatcaacccgagaaatgttttgtaaagcttgtggtaaactg tttatatgcgaaaaaaaatgtcacttgcaacagcatgagcaaacggccatccataaagagaacattatgacaccgcttcggcaaacgttgctgacacagaacttggaggaatcggcaaatagtacattcaatatggaactttgtaacgtctttttagctgccaatataccatggcacaaactacaaaatcctgcgtttcagaattttctgacaaaatattgtggtagaaaaattccggatgagtctactttacggaaaaattatttaccaaaatgctacaaagat actattgaccgcattcggaatgagctggatccttttaacatatgggtttcagttgacgaaacaacagatgcacttgggcgatatgtggcgaattgtctggttgggaaactttcagaagatgaacctggaaaatcttatcttttggcgtctaaacaattagaaagaacaaatcatgagacaatagctagattcgtaaatcaatctttag aaatcttgtggagtaccagagttgttgctgaaaagtttcttttgtttgtaacggatggagcaccatatatgataaaatctggtagacaccttaaggtgttttatccaaaaattgtgcatgtcacatgcttagcgcatgctttaaatctagtggctgaaaaaattcgctatcaatatgaagatgtggataatttaatttcgaacgtgaaaaaaattttcgttaaggcacctttgagagttgaaatgtacaaagaaaaactaaaagaaatgccactgcctccacagccaattttaacacgatggggaacatggcttcaggctgctatgttttacagcgaacactttgattccattaaagaa gttgtcatgtcctttgatggaagttctgctgttgctattcaaaaagcacagtctataatgaagaaacccggaataaaaaaccaattaatttatgttcgcagtaattttaaaataatctgcgaaagtattactcaattggaaaaaaattggttacctttaaccgattcaatcaaaattgttgaaaacgtatttacctccctaaaaaaatctccaggccctgtagcagcagtagcattaaaaaaacttgaagatgttactgaaaaaaatcctggatacaaatttcttctagaattggcaagaatttttagaggtgaagatgtgccggaacatgacaccaaaatggaagaaatttattacaaatttgcgcccattacctcttgcgaggtagaaagaagtttttcaaaatcaaaaagtccattttggtggataaccgacaatgttttaaagtag